The Halalkalibacter krulwichiae genome has a segment encoding these proteins:
- the hemY gene encoding protoporphyrinogen oxidase, which yields MGIKGKRIAVIGGGISGLAAAHRLEKAKKDGEIGDYDLYEKANRLGGKIQTERMNGFVIERGPDSYLARKESMTRLAREVGMEQDLLSNDTGQSFVLKGDTLYPIPGGAIMGIPTEIKPFLNTRLLSPIGKVRAAGDFFYPRITSKDEDISLGHFFRKRLGNEVVDHLIEPLLSGIYAGNLDKLSLKATFPQFQQVEQKHGSLIRGMKGSRPKKQEQKADTTKSKGQFLTFRKGLGSFVEAIEAKLNPDSIHKNSRLIKVYKEDGQFQLSFEDGTIKTYDQVIVTAPPKVTAQLLSDYPYFSYLENMEATTVATIAMAYKEEDVEIPQNGTGFVVAKKSNHAITACTWTHKKWEHSTPDGYALLRAYVGRAGDSAIVSRSDEEILSAVLYDLKQLMKIKGEPEFFIVTRWKEAMPQYNVGHTFKLNKIKEDIARNLQGLYLAGGGYEGIGLPDCIDQGEAAVERILKR from the coding sequence GTGGGTATTAAAGGAAAAAGAATTGCTGTCATTGGAGGCGGAATTTCAGGACTTGCAGCTGCTCATAGATTAGAAAAGGCAAAGAAAGATGGGGAAATCGGCGATTATGATCTATATGAAAAAGCAAACCGTCTTGGAGGAAAAATCCAAACAGAGAGAATGAATGGATTTGTGATTGAACGTGGTCCAGATTCGTATTTAGCAAGAAAGGAAAGTATGACTCGTTTAGCTAGAGAGGTCGGTATGGAGCAAGACTTGCTGTCAAATGATACAGGTCAATCGTTTGTATTAAAAGGTGATACACTTTATCCGATTCCGGGTGGGGCAATTATGGGAATTCCGACTGAGATTAAACCATTTTTGAATACCCGTTTATTATCACCTATTGGAAAAGTACGAGCTGCCGGCGATTTCTTCTATCCGAGGATTACGAGCAAAGATGAGGACATTTCTTTAGGGCATTTCTTTCGCAAACGCCTTGGAAATGAAGTGGTCGATCATTTAATCGAACCATTACTCTCAGGTATTTACGCCGGCAATCTTGATAAATTAAGCTTAAAAGCTACATTTCCTCAGTTTCAGCAAGTTGAACAAAAACACGGAAGTTTAATTCGTGGAATGAAAGGTTCAAGGCCGAAAAAGCAAGAACAGAAGGCTGATACGACGAAATCAAAAGGTCAATTTTTAACTTTTCGAAAAGGCTTAGGCTCATTTGTTGAAGCAATTGAAGCTAAGTTAAATCCTGACTCGATCCATAAGAATAGTCGTTTGATTAAGGTATACAAAGAAGATGGTCAATTCCAGTTATCTTTCGAAGATGGCACGATTAAAACATATGATCAAGTAATTGTTACAGCCCCTCCTAAAGTAACAGCACAATTACTTTCCGATTATCCATACTTTTCTTACCTTGAAAATATGGAGGCGACAACTGTCGCAACTATAGCAATGGCTTATAAGGAAGAGGACGTTGAAATCCCTCAAAATGGGACTGGTTTTGTTGTTGCTAAGAAGAGTAATCATGCCATAACGGCTTGTACATGGACACATAAGAAATGGGAGCATTCAACGCCTGACGGTTATGCCTTATTAAGGGCTTATGTCGGAAGGGCAGGAGACTCTGCTATCGTTTCACGATCAGATGAAGAAATATTAAGTGCAGTCTTATATGATTTAAAACAATTAATGAAAATTAAAGGAGAACCAGAGTTTTTTATCGTCACTCGCTGGAAGGAAGCAATGCCACAATATAATGTAGGGCATACCTTTAAGTTGAATAAAATTAAAGAAGATATTGCTAGAAATCTTCAAGGCTTATATTTAGCGGGTGGAGGTTACGAAGGCATTGGTTTGCCAGATTGTATTGATCAAGGGGAAGCTGCAGTTGAGCGAATTTTGAAAAGGTAA
- a CDS encoding YrzI family small protein, with protein MTFHFILFTITIKKRTYSGEQLEQFVLQQQNEQERQERIQQLQNK; from the coding sequence ATGACATTTCATTTTATTCTATTTACCATTACGATTAAAAAACGCACATACAGTGGTGAACAACTAGAACAGTTTGTTTTACAACAACAGAATGAACAAGAACGTCAGGAACGCATTCAGCAACTACAGAATAAGTAA
- a CDS encoding YrzI family small protein, translated as MTFTFLLFTITIKKRTYSGEELERLVRQQKLEEHYDQQKHKFWM; from the coding sequence ATGACATTTACATTTTTATTATTTACAATCACAATCAAAAAACGTACTTATAGCGGCGAAGAGTTAGAACGCCTCGTACGACAACAAAAACTAGAAGAACATTACGATCAACAAAAGCATAAGTTCTGGATGTAA
- a CDS encoding aliphatic sulfonate ABC transporter substrate-binding protein — MKKWLKATGIALVLGALTACGTSTSGSNTEDEVRIGYFPNLDHAAAIVAKEKGYFEEELGERGAEFTHFPNGNDFIEALETGNLDIGYVGPGPAINYFLTGGDIVVLGAAANGATLIVAREGSGIETLEDFGGKSFCTPGNGCTHNVQLEMMLKELGLESNRVGGTVEHQSRIAPANMVAMFEQGQIDAAAAPEPWGTYLVEELNAHVVTEWDNVFLGQTLASVVVVTSTQFLEENPEAVDAVLRAHKQAVDYTQGNTEDTLETINNHLYDLTQNRLPETVLENAWSRMAVTTETHADALQAWADASYELKFMDKEPNLDGFVDTSRLDAILNQ, encoded by the coding sequence ATGAAAAAATGGTTAAAAGCAACAGGAATTGCCTTAGTACTTGGAGCTTTAACTGCTTGTGGAACATCAACAAGTGGTTCGAATACAGAAGATGAAGTAAGAATTGGGTATTTTCCTAACCTTGATCATGCAGCTGCCATTGTAGCTAAAGAAAAAGGTTACTTTGAAGAAGAATTAGGAGAAAGAGGAGCTGAATTCACTCATTTTCCAAACGGAAATGATTTTATTGAAGCCCTTGAAACTGGAAATTTAGATATTGGGTATGTAGGGCCAGGTCCTGCTATTAACTATTTTCTTACTGGCGGCGATATCGTCGTTCTTGGAGCTGCAGCAAACGGAGCTACTTTAATAGTCGCTCGTGAAGGATCTGGTATTGAAACACTTGAAGACTTTGGTGGTAAATCATTCTGTACACCAGGAAACGGTTGCACACATAATGTTCAGCTTGAAATGATGCTTAAAGAATTAGGTCTTGAATCTAATCGTGTCGGTGGAACAGTTGAGCACCAATCTAGAATTGCACCTGCAAATATGGTAGCTATGTTTGAACAAGGACAGATTGATGCTGCTGCAGCTCCAGAACCTTGGGGAACTTATCTAGTAGAAGAATTAAATGCACATGTAGTAACAGAGTGGGATAACGTCTTTTTAGGTCAAACTTTAGCTAGTGTTGTTGTTGTAACTTCAACACAGTTTTTAGAAGAAAATCCTGAAGCAGTTGATGCTGTATTACGAGCTCATAAACAAGCAGTTGATTATACTCAAGGAAATACAGAAGATACACTTGAAACAATTAATAATCACTTATATGACTTAACTCAAAACCGTTTACCTGAAACAGTACTTGAAAATGCTTGGTCTCGTATGGCGGTAACAACAGAAACACATGCTGATGCATTACAAGCATGGGCAGATGCTTCTTATGAGTTGAAATTCATGGACAAAGAACCGAACTTAGACGGATTTGTAGACACATCTCGTCTTGATGCTATCTTAAACCAATAA
- a CDS encoding ABC transporter permease — MITIVRRLLFFTALIAIWEIIYRLDVFGTRMFPSPILSFIELYKGFFETGILTVALTTSLGRIGLGFALAVIIGSILGIILATSKLADETLGSLVVALQSVPSIVWLPLALVMFQGGTTAILFVIVLGGTWPMTMNVRMGIKNVQPLLIRAARTMGYKGYELIWKVMIPASIPSALTGVRLSWAFGWRALMAAELLGRGGLGRTLLDARDFFNMELVIAIMIIIAVIGLIVEYCIFNPIERKVLTRWGYAK, encoded by the coding sequence ATGATTACCATAGTCAGAAGGCTACTCTTCTTTACAGCTCTCATCGCAATATGGGAGATCATATATAGACTTGATGTCTTTGGTACAAGAATGTTTCCGTCTCCCATTCTATCCTTCATTGAGTTGTATAAAGGATTTTTCGAGACTGGAATCCTAACCGTCGCATTAACAACTAGTTTAGGACGAATTGGATTAGGGTTTGCCTTAGCTGTTATTATCGGTTCGATTCTTGGAATTATTTTAGCTACTTCTAAATTAGCCGATGAAACACTTGGATCCCTTGTCGTTGCATTACAATCTGTACCAAGTATCGTTTGGCTTCCACTAGCGCTTGTTATGTTCCAAGGGGGAACTACTGCGATACTATTTGTTATTGTTCTAGGTGGTACATGGCCGATGACCATGAACGTCCGAATGGGCATTAAAAACGTTCAGCCACTGCTCATACGGGCAGCAAGAACGATGGGATATAAAGGTTATGAATTAATATGGAAAGTTATGATTCCAGCCTCAATCCCATCAGCTTTAACTGGAGTTCGTCTTTCTTGGGCATTTGGGTGGCGCGCACTTATGGCAGCCGAATTACTTGGCCGAGGCGGGCTAGGTCGAACATTATTAGATGCTCGTGACTTTTTCAACATGGAATTAGTCATTGCCATTATGATTATCATTGCTGTGATTGGCTTAATTGTAGAATATTGTATTTTTAATCCTATTGAACGCAAAGTACTGACTCGCTGGGGATATGCAAAATAA
- a CDS encoding ABC transporter ATP-binding protein produces MSEVKINHVGKTFENKQEQTSYTVFEDIDLHVKSGEFVSLLGPSGCGKSTLLNIVAGLDKASTGTVLVGNREVQGPGVDRGVVFQEAALMPWMTVLENVMFAIKKRYSKEEAKKRAIEYLKLVHLSKFIDSYPHELSGGMKQRVSIARALAMDPEVLLMDEPFGALDEQTRSMLHKEVQYIWEQTGKTIIFVTHNIRESILLSDRIVLMGVRPGGIINIFDVAFPRPRKPADKEFAQLEEEISQQLAGEIEKVMKEEMGDDYHSQKATLLYSSHRNMGDHI; encoded by the coding sequence ATGTCAGAAGTTAAAATCAATCACGTCGGAAAAACATTTGAAAATAAACAAGAACAAACTTCTTATACCGTTTTTGAAGACATTGACTTACATGTGAAATCTGGTGAGTTTGTCTCATTACTAGGCCCTTCTGGATGTGGAAAATCAACATTGCTTAACATTGTAGCTGGACTAGATAAAGCAAGTACAGGAACTGTGCTTGTTGGTAATAGAGAAGTACAAGGGCCAGGGGTCGACCGTGGTGTCGTCTTCCAAGAAGCTGCTTTAATGCCTTGGATGACGGTACTTGAAAATGTAATGTTTGCCATTAAGAAACGTTACAGCAAGGAAGAAGCGAAAAAGCGAGCAATTGAATATTTGAAACTTGTTCATCTTAGTAAGTTCATTGATTCTTATCCCCATGAACTATCTGGGGGAATGAAACAACGTGTTTCAATTGCAAGAGCATTAGCGATGGACCCTGAAGTATTATTAATGGATGAACCATTCGGTGCTTTAGACGAGCAAACCCGTTCGATGCTCCACAAAGAAGTTCAATACATTTGGGAACAGACTGGAAAGACAATTATTTTCGTTACCCATAACATTCGTGAATCGATTTTGTTATCGGATCGAATTGTGCTAATGGGCGTAAGACCAGGGGGAATTATTAATATCTTTGACGTCGCATTCCCTCGTCCTAGGAAGCCCGCAGATAAGGAATTTGCTCAACTTGAAGAAGAAATTAGCCAGCAATTAGCTGGTGAAATTGAAAAAGTGATGAAGGAGGAAATGGGTGATGATTACCATAGTCAGAAGGCTACTCTTCTTTACAGCTCTCATCGCAATATGGGAGATCATATATAG
- a CDS encoding Spo0B C-terminal domain-containing protein, producing MKNQLDVIQALRQSRHDWLNIMQLIKGNLALKRYDRIEEIIEQVTQQSICESKISEIQASSVAYFLLTYNWFSNKMKLEIDVAGEVFSLEKEEVRLLRLCEEITEKLTNDCTIENENNLLITFLFTDYDCEVTFDFQGTLTKKEDWHSFLKQWESTVKLVELNERECVLTASFPRN from the coding sequence ATGAAGAACCAATTAGATGTAATACAAGCGCTTAGGCAATCACGTCATGATTGGTTGAACATTATGCAGTTAATAAAAGGTAACTTAGCACTTAAACGATATGACCGCATCGAAGAAATTATTGAACAGGTGACGCAACAATCGATTTGCGAAAGTAAAATCTCCGAAATACAAGCATCAAGTGTTGCGTATTTTCTATTAACGTATAATTGGTTCAGCAATAAAATGAAGTTAGAAATAGATGTAGCTGGTGAAGTATTTTCACTTGAAAAAGAAGAAGTACGTCTTCTACGGTTATGTGAAGAAATAACGGAGAAACTAACAAATGATTGCACAATTGAAAACGAGAATAATTTACTCATTACATTTTTATTTACAGACTATGATTGTGAAGTGACTTTTGATTTTCAAGGTACATTAACGAAGAAAGAAGATTGGCATTCATTTTTAAAGCAATGGGAGTCAACGGTGAAACTTGTCGAGTTGAACGAACGTGAATGTGTGTTAACGGCAAGTTTTCCGAGAAATTGA
- the obgE gene encoding GTPase ObgE, with protein MFVDKVKIYVKGGDGGNGQVSYRREKYVPDGGPAGGDGGRGASVIFEVEEGLRTLMDFRYKRHFKATRGEHGRPKNQHGKNAEDMIVKVPPGTTVIDEQTGQVIADLTEHGQRAVIAKGGRGGRGNTRFATPNNPAPEIAENGEPGQERDVILELKVLADVGLVGFPSVGKSTLLSVVSAAKPKIADYHFTTITPNLGVVETDDGRSFVMADLPGLIEGAHEGVGLGHQFLRHIERTRVIVHVIDMSALEGRDPYEDYLLINDELKQYNLRLMERPQIIVANKMDMPGSEENLSAFKEKLEDNYPVFPISAITKQGLRDLLLTVVDKIEETPEFPLHEETEESQRVIYKHEKTEVPFVITRDDDGTFVLSGAPLEKLFKMTDFSRDESIRRFSRQLRGMGVDDALRERGAKDGDLVRIMKFEFEFID; from the coding sequence ATGTTTGTAGATAAGGTAAAGATTTATGTAAAAGGTGGAGACGGTGGAAATGGTCAAGTTTCTTACCGAAGAGAGAAGTATGTTCCGGATGGAGGCCCTGCTGGAGGTGACGGTGGGCGCGGAGCAAGTGTTATTTTTGAAGTAGAAGAAGGCTTGCGTACATTAATGGACTTCCGTTACAAGCGACATTTTAAAGCAACGCGCGGAGAACATGGTCGTCCTAAAAATCAGCATGGGAAAAATGCAGAAGATATGATTGTGAAAGTTCCACCAGGTACGACTGTGATAGATGAACAAACAGGTCAAGTGATTGCCGATTTGACTGAGCATGGTCAAAGAGCTGTAATCGCGAAAGGGGGACGAGGAGGCAGAGGAAATACACGCTTTGCAACACCTAATAACCCAGCTCCAGAAATTGCTGAAAATGGTGAACCTGGACAAGAACGTGATGTAATACTTGAACTGAAAGTGTTAGCAGATGTTGGCTTAGTAGGTTTTCCGAGTGTAGGAAAATCGACGCTGCTATCGGTTGTATCTGCTGCGAAACCGAAAATTGCTGATTATCATTTTACGACGATTACTCCTAATCTTGGTGTTGTCGAAACAGATGATGGCCGAAGCTTTGTAATGGCTGATTTACCAGGTTTGATTGAAGGGGCCCATGAAGGTGTGGGATTAGGACATCAATTCCTAAGACATATCGAACGAACAAGAGTCATTGTACATGTGATTGATATGTCAGCTTTAGAAGGAAGAGATCCGTATGAAGATTATTTACTAATTAATGACGAGCTTAAACAATATAATCTACGTTTAATGGAACGTCCGCAAATTATTGTTGCCAATAAGATGGACATGCCTGGATCTGAAGAAAACTTGTCAGCTTTTAAAGAAAAATTAGAAGATAATTATCCTGTATTTCCGATTTCTGCGATTACAAAGCAAGGTTTACGCGACTTACTTTTAACAGTAGTTGATAAAATTGAGGAAACTCCTGAGTTTCCACTCCATGAGGAAACAGAGGAATCACAGCGTGTTATTTATAAACATGAAAAAACAGAAGTACCTTTTGTGATCACAAGGGATGACGACGGTACATTTGTATTATCAGGAGCCCCTTTAGAGAAGTTATTTAAAATGACCGATTTTTCTAGAGATGAATCGATTAGACGTTTTTCTCGTCAATTACGGGGAATGGGTGTAGACGATGCCCTAAGAGAAAGAGGAGCAAAAGACGGTGACCTCGTTCGAATTATGAAATTTGAGTTTGAATTTATTGATTAA
- a CDS encoding ACT domain-containing protein, which translates to MTSRKSFYLVREDMLTDAMEKTLAAKELLQSGKVKKINEAVNQVGLSRSAFYKYKDGIFPFHKMAREQIITLSIILVDRSGALSQLLGKVAETGANVLTINQTIPLQGRAHMTLSIDTAPMKLELHELMEWLEQVEAVKKVELVGTGS; encoded by the coding sequence ATGACATCTCGTAAATCCTTTTATTTAGTTCGGGAAGATATGTTAACAGATGCTATGGAAAAAACATTAGCAGCAAAAGAACTTCTTCAATCAGGTAAAGTGAAGAAAATTAATGAAGCAGTTAATCAAGTGGGATTAAGCCGTAGTGCTTTTTACAAATATAAAGATGGTATATTTCCTTTTCATAAGATGGCAAGAGAGCAAATTATTACTCTTTCAATTATTTTAGTTGATCGTTCAGGTGCTCTTTCTCAGCTTTTAGGTAAAGTAGCTGAAACAGGTGCTAACGTGTTAACAATTAATCAAACAATTCCATTACAAGGAAGAGCGCATATGACATTATCCATTGATACAGCTCCGATGAAGTTAGAACTTCATGAGTTAATGGAATGGCTTGAACAAGTAGAAGCAGTGAAAAAAGTAGAACTAGTAGGAACGGGTTCTTAG
- a CDS encoding transcription repressor NadR: MSETKKILGDKRRNLLVEWLSTSNEPLTGGELAKRTNVSRQVIVQDISILKAKKHPIIATAQGYILVKSTPSTKVTRIIACKHSPEQTKEELFILVDHGVTIRDVIVEHAIYGEITANLMLSTRKEVEMFFEKLETTNSSLLSELTNGVHLHTIEADNLHQLEKAIESLEQKQFILKD, from the coding sequence GTGAGCGAAACAAAAAAGATTTTAGGCGATAAACGAAGAAATCTACTCGTTGAATGGCTGTCAACTAGTAATGAACCGTTAACAGGTGGAGAGCTAGCAAAAAGAACAAATGTTAGTCGCCAAGTCATCGTTCAGGACATTTCGATATTAAAGGCGAAAAAACACCCTATTATCGCCACAGCACAAGGATATATCTTAGTTAAAAGCACTCCTTCTACAAAAGTAACTCGTATTATTGCTTGTAAGCATTCGCCCGAACAAACTAAAGAGGAATTGTTTATTTTAGTGGATCACGGCGTTACGATTAGAGATGTTATTGTTGAACATGCTATTTATGGGGAGATTACCGCTAACTTAATGCTTTCTACTCGCAAAGAAGTAGAAATGTTTTTTGAAAAGCTTGAGACAACGAATTCTTCCTTGCTATCAGAGTTGACGAACGGAGTGCACCTTCATACAATTGAAGCAGACAACCTACACCAATTAGAAAAAGCAATCGAATCACTAGAACAGAAACAATTCATCTTAAAAGACTAA
- a CDS encoding cysteine desulfurase family protein, translating to MIYLDYSATTPMSSYALETYHRVATDFFANSRSLHSRGLESEDVLNLSRQAIANLLSVKTNELYFTGSGSEATFLALIGLAFGHSHKGKTIITTKGEHHSVHQTMNYLTNYGFTIKYVPVNQFGQVTCDALRSTITKDTILVSIAHANSEIGTVQDLNSLANVLSEYGILFHSDCVQTFGKMDIPANVLTSATFSAHKCYGPKGVGGSYIKENIPWRPFLQGTTHEAGFRAGTVDVPGIAAFAAAVEEYQSISLSEKKRYNFLRDLVMTAFENEDEIFFEGHPTDRLPFHISFRLKGVEGQLVMLECNRKGFAISTGSACRVGDTHPSHTMLSIGRSTEEAHELVRITFGRWTTENDVLKLIDALKQIVTDLKGE from the coding sequence ATGATTTATTTAGACTATAGCGCGACTACACCTATGTCATCATATGCATTGGAAACCTATCATCGAGTTGCAACTGATTTTTTTGCTAATAGCAGAAGTTTGCATTCAAGAGGACTAGAAAGTGAGGATGTACTAAATTTAAGTAGACAAGCCATTGCAAATCTATTGTCTGTCAAGACTAACGAACTGTATTTTACTGGTTCCGGCTCAGAAGCAACATTCCTAGCTTTGATTGGATTGGCATTTGGACATAGCCATAAAGGAAAAACAATTATTACAACAAAGGGAGAACATCATTCCGTTCATCAAACAATGAATTATTTAACCAATTATGGTTTTACGATAAAATATGTTCCAGTGAACCAATTTGGTCAAGTCACCTGTGATGCTTTACGTTCAACAATAACAAAGGATACAATACTAGTTTCCATAGCTCATGCTAACAGTGAAATCGGAACCGTTCAGGACTTGAACTCTTTGGCTAATGTTTTGTCAGAATATGGTATACTTTTTCATAGTGACTGTGTACAAACGTTTGGAAAAATGGACATTCCTGCTAATGTATTAACAAGCGCAACATTTTCTGCGCATAAATGTTACGGACCTAAAGGAGTTGGCGGTTCTTATATTAAAGAGAACATCCCTTGGAGACCCTTTCTTCAAGGAACAACTCATGAAGCAGGTTTTCGGGCAGGAACGGTTGATGTTCCTGGGATAGCAGCCTTTGCGGCAGCTGTAGAAGAATACCAATCTATTTCCCTTAGTGAAAAAAAACGATATAACTTCTTGCGAGACCTTGTTATGACCGCATTTGAAAATGAAGATGAAATCTTTTTTGAGGGTCACCCTACTGATCGGTTACCTTTTCATATTAGTTTCAGATTGAAAGGAGTCGAAGGTCAGTTAGTCATGCTAGAATGTAATCGCAAAGGATTTGCTATCTCTACTGGTTCAGCATGTCGTGTTGGCGACACTCACCCTTCTCATACCATGTTAAGTATTGGTCGAAGTACAGAAGAGGCTCACGAGCTAGTTCGAATTACCTTTGGACGTTGGACTACAGAAAACGATGTATTAAAACTTATTGATGCATTAAAACAAATCGTAACAGATTTAAAAGGAGAGTGA
- the nadB gene encoding L-aspartate oxidase yields the protein MADKSVDVIVIGSGIAGLMTAHLLADHLNVMVITKSDVQNSNSSWAQGGMAAAIGPKDHWQKHLEDTIRAGQHHHNYEHLKLLVKKAPQIVHALSRLGVSFDRNEDGSLVLGMEGAHQQRRIVHVNGDQTGEAFTKVLLRAVQQRATVLQHSPVYELINHKDKVIGVKTNKQVIHAKATVLATGGLGQLYQSTSNVKEATGDGFALAYRAGAVLTDMEFIQFHPTLLTKDGVSFGLISEAVRGEGAKLIDEDGNRLMKEHPLKDLASRDVVSREIHRKLQGGTKVFLDCRELNHFDQKFPGLSKRCELAGITPKESPLPIAPGAHFISGGVQTDVNAQTTIKGLYAVGEVACTGVHGANRLASNSLLEGLVFANQAANHILLQESASEPRVDTQSMVIKRFSIHCHLPNKEEIQSRMTKWVGIERSAKGLKEMRRWLQPFLFAARHVRDDDTYAEIECKNMLLTAAVITESALKRLESRGGHYRVDYSERDDRHWLGRHIICSKSRGFVTEFEPMPEQIAIESR from the coding sequence ATGGCTGATAAATCAGTGGATGTTATCGTCATTGGGAGCGGGATTGCTGGACTTATGACAGCTCATCTTTTAGCTGACCATTTAAATGTGATGGTTATCACAAAGTCTGATGTGCAAAATAGCAACTCAAGCTGGGCACAAGGAGGCATGGCAGCTGCAATAGGACCCAAAGATCATTGGCAAAAGCATTTAGAGGATACGATTAGAGCTGGCCAACACCATCATAATTACGAACATCTTAAGTTATTAGTCAAGAAAGCTCCGCAAATCGTTCACGCATTAAGTAGGTTAGGTGTCTCATTTGACCGAAATGAAGATGGATCGCTAGTACTTGGGATGGAGGGAGCCCATCAGCAGAGAAGGATCGTTCATGTGAATGGTGATCAAACGGGTGAAGCTTTTACTAAAGTATTATTACGTGCCGTTCAACAAAGAGCTACAGTCCTACAACATTCTCCAGTCTATGAACTTATTAATCATAAAGATAAAGTGATAGGTGTTAAAACAAATAAGCAAGTAATCCATGCAAAAGCAACCGTATTAGCAACGGGAGGCTTAGGACAGTTGTATCAATCTACCTCAAATGTAAAAGAAGCTACTGGAGATGGCTTTGCTTTAGCGTATCGCGCTGGTGCTGTCTTAACAGATATGGAGTTTATACAATTTCATCCAACATTACTGACGAAGGACGGCGTGAGTTTTGGTTTAATTAGTGAGGCGGTAAGAGGTGAAGGAGCAAAGTTAATTGATGAAGATGGTAATAGGTTAATGAAAGAGCATCCATTAAAGGATCTGGCTTCAAGAGATGTCGTTAGTAGAGAGATTCACCGTAAGTTGCAAGGAGGGACAAAGGTCTTTCTTGATTGTAGAGAACTTAATCATTTTGATCAAAAATTTCCTGGGCTTTCTAAGCGATGTGAGCTTGCAGGTATTACTCCAAAAGAGTCTCCACTTCCTATTGCTCCAGGAGCTCATTTCATTAGTGGTGGAGTTCAAACAGATGTAAATGCGCAAACAACTATTAAAGGACTTTATGCAGTCGGAGAAGTAGCTTGTACAGGAGTGCATGGAGCCAATCGGCTGGCTAGTAATTCATTGTTAGAAGGACTAGTCTTTGCAAACCAAGCAGCTAATCATATCTTATTACAGGAAAGTGCAAGTGAACCTAGAGTTGATACTCAAAGTATGGTGATTAAACGATTTAGCATACATTGTCATCTGCCTAACAAAGAAGAAATTCAATCAAGAATGACAAAATGGGTAGGGATTGAAAGAAGTGCTAAAGGATTAAAAGAGATGAGAAGGTGGCTTCAACCATTCTTGTTTGCAGCTCGTCATGTTCGTGATGATGATACTTATGCAGAAATTGAATGCAAGAATATGCTGTTAACTGCTGCTGTCATTACGGAATCAGCATTGAAAAGATTAGAAAGTCGCGGAGGTCATTACAGAGTTGATTATTCTGAAAGAGATGACCGCCACTGGCTAGGACGTCATATAATTTGTTCAAAGTCTCGAGGGTTCGTTACTGAATTTGAACCAATGCCAGAGCAAATAGCAATAGAAAGCCGATAG